The DNA window CTCCCCCGCGCGCCGCCCCCCGCTCCACCAGGTGATACCGCTCCGCTCCTCGGTGCAACAACCGGCGCTCGACGCTCATCGCACTCCCTCCAGCTCCTCCTCGACGAGGCCGAGGAAGTACGCGCCGAAATCCGGCGCCAGCCGCTGTGTCCCGATCCGCGCAGGATCCTCGCCCAGGTTCATGGAGAGCACCGGCCCCTCCTCCCCCGAGGCCAGGATCTGCAAGCAGATCACCTCGTCGGGGGCTCGCCCCAGCATCACCAGATCGGCGGGCAGCTCGTGCTCGTCCCTGGCCCGCAGGGTCGCCCAGATGGCATCGGGCACCGACGACAGCTCGAAGTCGGTGTCGATGACCCCGTAGATCTCCGCAGCGCCGAAGCTGCCTGCGCCGAGCGCCCCCACGAAGTGCCGGTACGTCGGCGGCAACCGGAGGCCCAGCGCCTTCTCGGCGGTCCTCACCAGCAGCTCCGTCCTCGGCCCGATGAACGAGGCCTCCTCGGCATGCTGGCCGATGAGGTCCAGCGCGCGCTCCAGGTCGCTCATGCTCATCCCGTGCTCCCCTGGGCCTTCAGGTCCGCAGCCCGCTGCCGCCAGTAGGCGCGCCGCCAGGTATTGAACGCCTTGCGATCGATCCCCGAGGGGATGGTGCTCGGGTTGATGTGGATGATCCGGTCGTACCGCTTGTGGAACAGGTCCGCGACCTCGGCGATGGCGCCTTTGTCGCTCTGGATCAGGTGGTGCAAGTTCACCTCCACGCCATCGGGCCCCAGCGGCGCCAGGCCCTGGCTCATGCGCGACAGGTTGGACCGGCCGAGGCGATCGGTGTCGGTGGGGTCGATCAGGTCGTCCCGCTGGAAGACCTTCGTCTCCCGGAAGAGCAACGTGCGGCTCCAGCGCTTGCCTTCGGCGGAGGGCTTGGCCTCCATGAACGCCGCTACTGCAGCAAGGTGCTTCGACAGGGTGCTCAGGTCCTCGTCGGCGCGCGCGTCCTCCACCACGTCGGCCGGCAGGGGCTGCTTCAGCTCTCGCGCGGCGAGCGCCACCACCGGCCTCGCCACCCGCCGGGTCTTCCTGGGCGAGGCGCCCTCGTTGATCAGGACCATCGTCCCCTGGATGACGATGCCGGACTTCCCGATGCTGAGGAATCCGCCGCTTCCCTTCACCGTCATGCCGTCACCGCCCTCGCCGACGAGCTGCTTGCCCGCGTGGTAGCTTGCGATCTCGCCAGTCTGAAGGGCGTATCGACCGCCTGTCTTCTCGTGGCTCTCCTCCATGAGGGACAGCGAGCGCCGATCGTCCACCTGCTCCCGGACGTCACCCTTCACGTGGACGTGCGAGGCCTTCTGGATCCACTCGCGCTTGTTCGCGCCGAGAATGAAGTCGAGCGTCTTGCCCAGGCGTGTCTGCTTGCTCCCCTCGACGCGGGCGCCCTTGTCCCGCTTCACCCACTTGCGCCGATCGCCGACGATGTAAGTCGTCCGGTTGATGGCGGTGTTCTCCGAGCGGTTCTGGAGGGTCACCTCGAACCGATCCACGCCCGTCGTCTCCGTCTCGTCCTCGGTCACATCCTTGCGACGGTCTCGGAGGACGGTGATGGTCTCGTCGTTCTTGATGAGGACGCGCTGGTTCTTCTCGGCCTGGTGGTAGAAAAGCTCGCTGCCCTTCCGGTCCTCGAACTTCAGCTCGTTGAACCCGCCCGAGCCGGGTGACGAGTCGCTCTTCCAGGTGCTGATCGTCTTGTTCTCGGGCAGCTTGTAGGGGACGGGGTTCAGCGCGTTGAACAGCCGCCCGGTGATCACGGGCTGGTCGGGATCCCCATCGAGGAACGAGACGAGCACCTCCTGGCCCACCCGCGGGATGACCATCGAGCCATACCCTCGACCGGCCCATCCCTGGCTGACGCGAATCCAGCAGGAGGCGAAGTCGTCGGCCTTGCCGTCTCGGTCCCAGGGGAACTGCACACGGACCCGGCCGAACTCGTCGACGTGGATCTCCTGCACCTCCTGGCCGGTCTTCACGCCGACCACCGTCGCGGACTGCACGCCGTGAATGAGCGGCCGCGGCGTCACGGCAGCGGGACGGTACGGGTGCTCGGCGTACACGGTCTGCACCGTCGTGCTCCACTCGCGGGTGGGTGAACCCTCCGACGAGAAGGCCGTCACGAGCAGCGAACGGCCAATGACGCCAGGATGCGCGTGCTCGGACACCGACAGGATCGAGCCCGGCCGCAGATCCAGCGCGTTCGTTCCGAACGACAGCGCCTGCTTTCCCGTCCTGGCCCCGGCGAGCAAGCGGGTCGCCTTCTCCTTGCCGTAACCCACGTCGTACCGAGCGATGCCCTTGTCGTCGGCCACCGGCGTATCGCCACCCGAACCCAGCTCCGCCAGGTAGGTCCCCGGCTCGTAGTGCGCGAGCTCGTACTTGTCCTCGGGCGCCGTGGCCTTCGGGGCCTCCTCGGCGAGCTTCAGCGCCGGCCTCCGGAAATCGTAGTCCTGCAACACGAACGCGCCTGACCTGATCTCGTGCCCGAGCTTCACCTCGGTGACGAACTCCTTCTCGGCGGCCTGGTTGGCGTGCTCGTAATAGGGGAGCGGCGCGCCACGCGAGGCGCGGGTCTGCGGCTCGTCCCGGAACACCAGCTTGGTGCTGTCGGCCGTGTCCTCGAAGAGGAAGGTGATGCCAGCCTCTTCCAGAAGGCGGCAGACGAAGGCGAAATCGCTCTCGCCGTACTGGAGCTTGAACTCCAGCTTCGGGTAGCGCCCCCGGTCCACTTCCCACGTGGGCTCGATGCGCCACTCGGCGAGGAGTTTGTCGATGATGTCCGGGATGCTCAGGTGCTGGAAGATGCGGTGGGCGCTGCGACGGGTGAGCAGCCACATCACCGGGGCGATGGTGAAGCGGTAGGTCGAGAGCACGGGCGGCAGCTCCGCCTGCTCCTGGATGGCGAACACACAGAGGCCCGCCCAGAGGCGCTCCGGGCGGTGAGCGAACGAGAGGCCATTGTCGACGCGCAGCGACGCGGCCTGGCCGACGATCGGCGACAGGTCGAGGCTCGGGTCCAGGCCTCGTGCCCAGACGTGGACGGTGAACAGGGACGAGAGGGCCTCGTGGACCACGAAGCGCCGCACCGTGAGCGAACTCGCGCCGGAGGCGAAGGAAAGCTGGAGCAGGGGCATCGCTCGGGACCTTTCTCCTGCCGCCTCTTCCAGGGCGGCTCGCCGCCTCTTCCAGGGCGGCACGACGAACACCACGCAGAGACCGTCGACCCTCGTACCGACGACACTCAGTCCGGGGCTTCGATGCCTCCCTCCGTCAGGCGCACGAACTCGCCCCGCTCGCCTTCGACGAGGAACGCGTCGAGGGATCCGAGCAAGGTGGCGCGCTCCTGGGCCGAGCAGGTGGGCCAGAACTCGCGGAGCACCTTGGGGTCGTAATAACGGAAGTAGAGCTTCTCGCCGGTATCGTCGTCCTCGACCATGAGGAAGCGCCGCAGGTGCCGGCGCAGCTCGCGCCCGGACACGTCACCTTCGAGGAAGATCCCCCACCGCCGCCCCCAGCCCTCGCGCACGAGCTGGGCGAGGAGGCGCGAGTCCGACCGCAGCTCGACCAGGCGCGGGGCCACCTGGTCGAGCACCTCCCCCTTCACGCCCTCGTAGAGCGAGGTGTACTCCTCGATGGCCTCTTGCAAGACGGTCAAGATGCGCGGCGTCCGCGCGGCGTCGAGGACGACGTGCAGAGGGCGCGCTGTCGCCACGCGCTGAAGGAGGGGCAGGGCGGCCGTCGCAGCCTCGACCCGGGCAGCGTGGGCTTCGCGCGCTTGCCGGCGCTCCACGGCCCACACCTTGCGCAAGGCGGCCTCTGCCTCGCGCCGCGCTGCAGCCTCGGCAGCTTCTTCCTGCTCCTCGGGGGGCGGGGCACGCTCCTCGGCAGCGAAGGGAGGGGGTTCGCCATCGTCGCCGTCGTCTTCCTCCAGCTCGTCGTCGTCGCCGGCCTCGTCGTCGTCGCTCCCCGTGTGCTCCGTGTGGCCCTCGACATAGGCCACGAAGTCGGTGCTGCCCGCGCTGATCCAGGCGCCGTGGGACACCTCCGCCTCCTGCACGGGGTCGCCATGGAGGCGCGTCCCGCCGAGGCTGTTCAGGTCACGCAGGGTCGCCTTGCCGTCGACCCAGGTCAGCTCGAAGTGCTCGACCGAGATCTGCGGATCGTCAGCGATCACCAGCCCAGCGTCCGGGGAGCGACCTACCCGGAGGGAGCCACCGGGTGGAATCGTCCCCTTGGTACCCCGGCGCGGCCCGAGACGGATCTCCAGCAGGAGATGGGGGAAGGTGCTCATCGCCAGCGGAGGAGGAGGGACGCTCATTGCCACGAGAAGTTCGGAGGGAGGCCGACGAGCTGCAGCTTCCGGTGGGTGTACTTCTCACGCGCGGGCCGCGAATCCTCGTACCGGACCGCGTTGGGGTTCGCCCAGTTGGTGCCCCACACCCAGTCTCGGCCCGACGTGTGGACGTAACTGCTCATCCACGCCCGGCGCTGGGCGGGAAAGCTGCCGTTCGGATCGTACATGACCGCGACACCACCACCGTACTCATCGGCTTCCTTCCGGAGCCGGGCCAGATCGACCCCGCCAGGAACCGGAGGCCGATCCATCTCGACATTCCGGTTCACGCTCTCCTGGTACATGTCGATCAACGTGATGAACGCGAGGTGATTGCGGACGCCTCGCTCGCTGTCATCGAGCGCGATCCCGTTCCGCGTCTGGCCGTTGCCCGCGTCGTCGCCATACCCACCGCCCACATCAGAGTGAGCGCCGGTGTACTCCCGATCGAAGCCTGGCAGCATCGACAGGGGGAAGTTCGCTCGGAACTCGTGCCGCGCCGTGAAGTGGGAGCAGGCGTCGAAGTCACCGCTGTCCAGGCCGAGGTTCTGCCCTGGGTTCGACGATCCTCCCGGCAAGCTGCCCGGGACGCCGACCGAGCCCACCGTATCGAAGATACCCAGGAAGCGTACCCGCACGTTCAGGAACTGCTCCGCCTCGGCGAGCCCTTGCTTCACCAGGTTCGCGAACGTCCTCGCCAGGGCCGCGCCACGGCTGAAACCATAGATGTCGACGACCTTCTCGGACTCGGTCGTGTAGGCGGCATTGTGCGCGACGACCTGCGATTTGACCCACTCGTAGGCGATGTTCAGCCGCTCCTGCGCCCCCAGACCGGCCGCGCCACCGAGGGTGCGGCCGAGCCAGGCGTCCTCTCCCGTGAAGACCCGGAAGTCGAGCGCCGGACCGCCACCCATCGTCGGCGTGTTCATCACGTCCACCCCGCGCTGAACCCGCTCTTCGCCGGTCGCCTGCCGGTTGCGCTCCTCGTCGTAGAGGCTCCGGTCCTCTGCTGCCGTCTCGATGGCGCCGACACCGATCAGGTACATCTTGTCGCGGACCGCCTCGATGTCCTCGCGCTTGTGGTAGACCTTCCACAACCGCACGACGTTCGTCTCTCTCCCACGCGGCTCGTCGCGGTAGCGGTTGTTGTTCGTCCCATCGAAGAACACGCCGATGCGGAGCCGCTTCATGACCGGGCAGGCGCCCGTGTCCGACGGCGTATCGTCCGGCATGAC is part of the Chondromyces crocatus genome and encodes:
- a CDS encoding T6SS phospholipase effector Tle1-like catalytic domain-containing protein — encoded protein: MAETPRDQAALNDARSQVMPDDTPSDTGACPVMKRLRIGVFFDGTNNNRYRDEPRGRETNVVRLWKVYHKREDIEAVRDKMYLIGVGAIETAAEDRSLYDEERNRQATGEERVQRGVDVMNTPTMGGGPALDFRVFTGEDAWLGRTLGGAAGLGAQERLNIAYEWVKSQVVAHNAAYTTESEKVVDIYGFSRGAALARTFANLVKQGLAEAEQFLNVRVRFLGIFDTVGSVGVPGSLPGGSSNPGQNLGLDSGDFDACSHFTARHEFRANFPLSMLPGFDREYTGAHSDVGGGYGDDAGNGQTRNGIALDDSERGVRNHLAFITLIDMYQESVNRNVEMDRPPVPGGVDLARLRKEADEYGGGVAVMYDPNGSFPAQRRAWMSSYVHTSGRDWVWGTNWANPNAVRYEDSRPAREKYTHRKLQLVGLPPNFSWQ
- a CDS encoding DUF4123 domain-containing protein; the encoded protein is MSVPPPPLAMSTFPHLLLEIRLGPRRGTKGTIPPGGSLRVGRSPDAGLVIADDPQISVEHFELTWVDGKATLRDLNSLGGTRLHGDPVQEAEVSHGAWISAGSTDFVAYVEGHTEHTGSDDDEAGDDDELEEDDGDDGEPPPFAAEERAPPPEEQEEAAEAAARREAEAALRKVWAVERRQAREAHAARVEAATAALPLLQRVATARPLHVVLDAARTPRILTVLQEAIEEYTSLYEGVKGEVLDQVAPRLVELRSDSRLLAQLVREGWGRRWGIFLEGDVSGRELRRHLRRFLMVEDDDTGEKLYFRYYDPKVLREFWPTCSAQERATLLGSLDAFLVEGERGEFVRLTEGGIEAPD
- the tssI gene encoding type VI secretion system tip protein TssI/VgrG; protein product: MPLLQLSFASGASSLTVRRFVVHEALSSLFTVHVWARGLDPSLDLSPIVGQAASLRVDNGLSFAHRPERLWAGLCVFAIQEQAELPPVLSTYRFTIAPVMWLLTRRSAHRIFQHLSIPDIIDKLLAEWRIEPTWEVDRGRYPKLEFKLQYGESDFAFVCRLLEEAGITFLFEDTADSTKLVFRDEPQTRASRGAPLPYYEHANQAAEKEFVTEVKLGHEIRSGAFVLQDYDFRRPALKLAEEAPKATAPEDKYELAHYEPGTYLAELGSGGDTPVADDKGIARYDVGYGKEKATRLLAGARTGKQALSFGTNALDLRPGSILSVSEHAHPGVIGRSLLVTAFSSEGSPTREWSTTVQTVYAEHPYRPAAVTPRPLIHGVQSATVVGVKTGQEVQEIHVDEFGRVRVQFPWDRDGKADDFASCWIRVSQGWAGRGYGSMVIPRVGQEVLVSFLDGDPDQPVITGRLFNALNPVPYKLPENKTISTWKSDSSPGSGGFNELKFEDRKGSELFYHQAEKNQRVLIKNDETITVLRDRRKDVTEDETETTGVDRFEVTLQNRSENTAINRTTYIVGDRRKWVKRDKGARVEGSKQTRLGKTLDFILGANKREWIQKASHVHVKGDVREQVDDRRSLSLMEESHEKTGGRYALQTGEIASYHAGKQLVGEGGDGMTVKGSGGFLSIGKSGIVIQGTMVLINEGASPRKTRRVARPVVALAARELKQPLPADVVEDARADEDLSTLSKHLAAVAAFMEAKPSAEGKRWSRTLLFRETKVFQRDDLIDPTDTDRLGRSNLSRMSQGLAPLGPDGVEVNLHHLIQSDKGAIAEVADLFHKRYDRIIHINPSTIPSGIDRKAFNTWRRAYWRQRAADLKAQGSTG
- a CDS encoding SMI1/KNR4 family protein, encoding MSMSDLERALDLIGQHAEEASFIGPRTELLVRTAEKALGLRLPPTYRHFVGALGAGSFGAAEIYGVIDTDFELSSVPDAIWATLRARDEHELPADLVMLGRAPDEVICLQILASGEEGPVLSMNLGEDPARIGTQRLAPDFGAYFLGLVEEELEGVR